In the Colletotrichum lupini chromosome 1, complete sequence genome, one interval contains:
- a CDS encoding fungal specific transcription factor domain-containing protein: MSQKPTSFACDRCRAGKRKCDAARPACSLCSRQNRECVYTEQRPRKRKYWDEDYVRALEAQVQSLLLALEKQSVEKEPSPALSLSDRASQSAEPDATLRESLDGGDATEGLAVGGDDEETKDVVSIEDHGGSTSKDSGTQERSQMAMEELCVMLWRTNVGDGVTIIDDPATGSHYAVDPVRPAVPMAHQVIPPEQVLVYCRQKGLIHEMADLFLDNINQEHQFTPYTTTDFLHNYPYQTPDEAFLHSAIIATGTTFTRRPDATLIGDAFAQFAESLIFTCCRQNPTLKVIQGLSMMSWRSLAMGRDHFGWMFISMAAGMCVHLRLHVLALDECEARQLEATEQEIRTFWMFYIIDRTAISILGRNCALPWRRVNVPDFEMTFENSKAGLGQVSFAWQCKLWYLHDQYMDQVFSTNFESLPIPQQVRILVASQDALSAFFRSRDDRLHLSGDSTPKPVIQFHLAYQMTILITMPPFLRIFAAISQTSETTEPGNTANNSSSKRQNSEFMLLVLRSLTAAATATSRLVRTYRRAHGFDISPNPVIIHHLLSAAIVHLMNATSWTPALRHQSTYWLRQCLELLRELQVSWPVRAVKSIKIIRVLAQRWGVMRALPIEFSYQIEQSAATAPDAQSDLGANITQPRSRDMGEADLSGVNQVQFEYEWDGYGATAADAPPVDFSTLDMSSFASLGTLDVSGLSGERTNPMGTVDFLQAFQGLTDCEDFNWLSTNNGL, encoded by the exons ATGTCCCAGAAACCAACAAGCTTCGCTTGTGACCGGTGCAGGGCGGGGAAGCGAAAA TGCGATGCTGCCCGTCCTGCATGCTCCTTGTGCAGCAGGCAGAACAGGGAATGTGTTTACACTGAGCAACGCCCCAGAAA GCGGAAATACTGGGATGAGGACTACGTCAGAGCCCTCGAGGCTCAAGTACAATCGCTGCTCTTGGCCCTAGAGAAGCAAAGCGTTGAGAAAGAGCCCTCCCCGGCACTGTCTCTGAGTGATCGCGCATCTCAGTCTGCAGAGCCCGATGCAACCCTCCGAGAAAGTCTCGATGGAGGTGACGCCACCGAAGGTCTCGCAGTCGGCGGGGACGACGAGGAGACCAAGGATGTTGTCTCTATAGAAGACCATGGAGGCAGTACGAGTAAGGACTCAGGGACACAGGAGAGGTCTCAGATGGCAATGGAAGAGTTGTGTGTAATGCTTTGGAGAACGAATGTCGGTGATGGGGTAACCATCATCGACGACCCTGCCACTGGGTCTCACTATGCAGTCGATCCCGTACGGCCAGCTGTACCCATGGCCCATCAAGTCATCCCTCCAGAACAGGTGCTCGTTTACTGTCGACAAAAGGGCCTCATCCACGAGATGGCGGATCTGTTCTTGGATAACATCAACCAAGAACATCAGTTCACGCCGTACACGACAACCGACTTCCTGCACAACTACCCTTACCAAACCCCAGATGAAGCCTTCTTACACAGTGCCATCATCGCTACAGGCACAACCTTTACACGACGACCAGATGCTACCCTCATAGGAGATGCATTCGCGCAGTTCGCAGAAAGCCTCATCTTCACCTGCTGCCGGCAGAATCCCACACTCAAAGTCATCCAGGGGCTGTCAATGATGTCGTGGCGCTCATTGGCTATGGGGAGAGACCACTTTGGCTGGATGTTCATCTCCATGGCCGCCGGCATGTGCGTACATCTGAGACTGCACGTCTTGGCGCTAGACGAGTGCGAAGCCAGGCAGCTAGAGGCTACGGAGCAGGAGATTCGCACTTTTTGGATGTTTTACATCATTGACCGGACAGCCATCTCGATTCTAGGCCGTAACTGCGCATTACCGTGGCGGAGAGTAAACGTACCGGACTTTGAGATGACCTTTGAGAACTCTAAGGCGGGCCTAGGTCAAGTATCTTTTGCATGGCAGTGCAAGTTGTGGTATCTGCATGACCAGTACATGGACCAGGT CTTCTCAACAAATTTCGAATCTCTACCCATACCGCAGCAAGTCCGCATCCTCGTAGCAAGCCAGGACGCACTCAGCGCCTTCTTCCGCTCCCGCGATGATAGGCTTCATCTGTCGGGAGACTCAACCCCGAAACCAGTTATCCAATTCCACCTAGCCTACCAAATGACAATCCTCATCACCATGCCCCCGTTCCTCCGCATTTTTGCCGCAATCTCACAAACCTCAGAGACAACCGAGCCCGGGAACACTGCgaacaacagcagcagcaagagACAAAACTCGGAATTCATGCTTCTCGTCCTCCGCTCTCTCaccgcagcagcaacagcgacTTCCCGACTCGTTCGGACCTACCGCCGCGCCCACGGCTTCGACATCTCCCCGAACCCGGTCATCATCCACCACCTCCTCAGCGCCGCCATCGTGCACCTAATGAACGCGACCAGCTGGACGCCGGCGCTGCGGCACCAGAGCACCTACTGGCTCCGGCAGTGTCTTGAGCTCCTGCGCGAGCTTCAGGTCTCGTGGCCTGTCCGTGCCGTCAAGAGTATCAAGATCATTCGTGTGCTCGCGCAGCGGTGGGGGGTGATGAGGGCTCTGCCCATCGAGTTCAGTTACCAGATCGAGCAGTCTGCGGCTACAGCGCCCGATGCTCAGAGTGACTTGGGCGCGAATATTACGCAGCCCAGGAGTAGGGACATGGGCGAGGCGGACCTGAGTGGTGTGAACCAGGTTCAGTTCGAGTATGAGTGGGATGGGTACGGCGCTACTGCGGCTGATGCGCCACCCGTGGACTTTAGCACCTTGGACATGAGCTCTTTCGCGTCTCTGGGAACTCTCGATGTTTCTGGTTTGAGCGGTGAGCGGACGAACCCTATGGGTACTGTTGATTTTCTCCAGGCCTTTCAGGGGCTCACGGATTGCGAAGACTTCAATTGGCTTTCGACTAACAATGGGTTATGA